In Syntrophorhabdaceae bacterium, the following are encoded in one genomic region:
- a CDS encoding NUDIX hydrolase — protein MLKDWKLIDSNVDRDYKIFRIKIEQALSPRTNEEGRFYVIDTNDWVNVIPVTEDGKIVMIRQWRHGSKEITLEIPGGLVDESDPMEAAERELLEETGYKGERVSFLGSINPNPAIFNNLCHTYLIEGARKVGETNFDADEDIEVELLPISEVASLIEKGAINHALVIVAFHHYFRKFPDHLK, from the coding sequence ATGTTAAAAGACTGGAAACTCATAGATTCCAATGTAGACCGGGACTACAAGATCTTCCGGATAAAAATAGAACAGGCCCTCTCTCCCAGAACCAACGAAGAAGGTCGTTTTTATGTGATCGACACGAATGACTGGGTCAATGTCATCCCCGTCACGGAAGACGGAAAGATCGTGATGATCCGCCAGTGGCGGCATGGCTCAAAGGAGATCACCCTCGAGATACCGGGCGGTCTTGTCGACGAGTCCGATCCTATGGAGGCCGCCGAGCGAGAGCTTCTGGAGGAGACGGGCTATAAGGGAGAGCGCGTTTCATTCCTCGGCTCCATCAATCCGAATCCGGCCATATTCAACAACCTCTGCCATACCTATCTCATAGAAGGGGCAAGAAAGGTGGGGGAGACTAATTTCGATGCCGACGAGGACATCGAAGTGGAGCTTCTCCCCATATCGGAGGTAGCTTCGCTGATCGAAAAAGGCGCGATAAACCATGCCCTCGTTATCGTAGCCTTTCACCACTACTTTCGTAAATTTCCCGATCATTTGAAGTAG
- a CDS encoding nucleotidyltransferase family protein: MTRRRFKTAFILGAGLGTRLRPLTERCPKPLLPVEGRPVITYAMDRLIEAGVDRLIVNTHHLPEVYEEKFPDRSWRGATITFRHEPVLLDTGGGLKNIEDLLEDDQSIFCYNGDVFWEPDLLRLARFHEEKKAEVTLALRSTGPLLNVDIDERGEVCDLRHTFGQRGVKSCQFSGVYALETSFLQNLEEGRVESVIPAFLRRIATRPGSIMGVIMDDGSWNDIGTVEEYERLKGDRHEFGR; this comes from the coding sequence ATGACGCGGCGGCGATTCAAGACCGCCTTCATATTGGGTGCAGGTCTGGGAACTAGGCTCAGGCCCCTGACGGAACGGTGTCCCAAGCCGCTCCTCCCGGTGGAAGGACGTCCCGTCATAACTTATGCCATGGATCGCCTGATCGAGGCAGGAGTGGACAGGCTCATCGTGAACACCCATCATCTTCCCGAAGTGTATGAGGAGAAATTCCCCGACAGGTCATGGCGCGGCGCGACCATTACATTCCGCCACGAGCCGGTTCTCCTGGATACAGGAGGAGGGCTCAAGAATATCGAGGACCTTCTCGAAGACGACCAAAGCATATTCTGCTACAACGGCGATGTGTTCTGGGAACCGGACCTGTTGCGTCTTGCCCGTTTCCACGAGGAAAAAAAGGCGGAGGTGACCCTTGCCCTCAGAAGCACCGGACCTCTTTTAAACGTGGATATAGACGAGAGGGGCGAGGTCTGCGATCTCAGGCATACCTTCGGGCAAAGAGGGGTGAAGAGCTGCCAATTCAGCGGCGTCTATGCCCTTGAGACATCATTCCTGCAAAACCTTGAGGAGGGAAGGGTGGAATCGGTCATTCCGGCCTTCCTGAGGAGGATCGCCACGAGACCGGGATCGATCATGGGCGTGATCATGGACGACGGCTCCTGGAATGACATAGGCACCGTAGAGGAATACGAGCGGCTAAAGGGGGATCGGCATGAGTTTGGCCGGTGA
- a CDS encoding phosphotransferase: MSLAGEFIIDFAREALGLDRPLPIEGAPLSARGSDRTFYRITWGEGKSCILVHYNPVRTENGYYAEITQFLAAIGVPAPRLIAHDPGQCLLLMEDMGERDLWYYREDLWEGRRDLYVKTLEAVHCLHSFDIEDFPRYGVRLMERFGPELYQWEREYFKEHFMQGSLGLTIEPSCAKRLEGELAGLAKRLSDTRQCLVHRDLQSQNIMIRDRMPFLIDYQGMRFGSPFYDLASLLCDPYVRFSFTEIEDLLLVYYGMGNKEMEWDVFQGLFWDASAQRLMQALGAYGFLGYKKGLTSFLGHIPAALANLDMAAAKAVSLPCLRELTGKCLKKWGSMHSLS, encoded by the coding sequence ATGAGTTTGGCCGGTGAATTTATAATCGATTTCGCGCGTGAGGCGCTGGGGCTCGACAGACCGCTCCCAATCGAAGGGGCTCCTCTTTCCGCCAGGGGATCGGATAGAACTTTTTACCGGATCACGTGGGGGGAAGGGAAGAGCTGCATTCTCGTTCATTATAACCCGGTCAGGACCGAGAACGGATACTACGCCGAGATCACGCAATTTCTCGCCGCCATAGGGGTGCCGGCGCCCCGGCTCATCGCGCACGATCCCGGGCAATGCCTCCTTCTCATGGAAGATATGGGGGAACGGGACCTATGGTATTACAGGGAAGATCTTTGGGAGGGGCGGCGCGATCTTTACGTAAAGACCCTTGAAGCGGTCCATTGCCTTCACTCCTTTGATATAGAGGATTTTCCCCGGTATGGCGTGAGACTTATGGAGAGATTCGGCCCGGAGCTCTATCAATGGGAGAGGGAATATTTCAAGGAGCACTTCATGCAAGGATCCCTGGGCCTTACCATCGAGCCTTCCTGCGCGAAGCGCCTGGAGGGAGAGCTTGCCGGCCTCGCGAAGAGGCTTTCAGATACCCGTCAATGCCTTGTTCATAGAGACCTGCAGTCGCAAAACATCATGATCCGCGACCGCATGCCTTTTCTTATCGATTATCAGGGGATGCGTTTCGGAAGCCCCTTTTACGACCTCGCCTCTCTTCTCTGCGATCCCTATGTCAGATTCTCCTTCACGGAGATCGAAGACCTTCTTCTTGTCTACTATGGTATGGGAAATAAGGAGATGGAATGGGACGTGTTCCAGGGGCTTTTCTGGGACGCCTCGGCCCAGCGTCTCATGCAGGCATTGGGCGCATACGGCTTCCTCGGCTACAAAAAGGGCCTGACCTCCTTCCTCGGCCACATCCCGGCGGCGCTGGCGAACCTCGACATGGCAGCGGCGAAGGCCGTATCCCTGCCGTGCCTTAGGGAGCTCACGGGAAAATGTCTCAAGAAATGGGGTTCGATGCATTCATTATCGTGA
- the ybeY gene encoding rRNA maturation RNase YbeY: MTALIKDTQKLLKTDKKRIREITGNLLTYLKLPDRDVSILFVDNRQIRKLNKQFFGKDKPTNVISFSYIEEETVPRSSGGEMPCEMIGDIVISLEKAREEADSLEIPFYERLFTLIIHGLLHILGFHHEKGGNELRRMRYREKKLLAYVTSDRIYKEITL; the protein is encoded by the coding sequence ATGACGGCACTGATAAAAGATACCCAAAAGCTGTTGAAGACGGACAAAAAGCGCATACGAGAGATAACGGGAAACCTTCTCACGTATTTAAAGCTACCGGATAGGGATGTAAGTATCCTGTTTGTCGACAACAGACAGATACGGAAGCTGAACAAGCAATTCTTCGGTAAAGATAAGCCGACAAACGTAATCTCCTTTTCCTATATTGAGGAGGAGACCGTGCCCCGGAGCTCGGGCGGGGAAATGCCTTGTGAAATGATCGGCGATATTGTAATCTCTCTTGAAAAGGCCCGGGAAGAAGCGGACTCCCTGGAGATCCCCTTTTACGAGAGGCTTTTCACCCTCATAATTCATGGATTGCTCCATATCCTGGGCTTTCACCATGAGAAAGGGGGGAATGAACTGAGAAGAATGAGGTACAGAGAGAAAAAGCTCCTCGCCTATGTCACATCTGATAGAATCTATAAAGAAATCACCCTTTAG
- a CDS encoding flagellar motor protein MotB: MTFRRDFRERPSFDYDEEPMPSGHWAVPWSDLMMVAFVLFAVLYSYVLSHRDFGDALKKPAKGAAQRSAIREGSKAPGAAPSLNPAPGTGEAGGAAMEDLFEALRTTVKVSKLEDVTVALEKDKTIKVSVGEPLMFDLGRAELKPGSMQFLRELADRIVATKYKVVVEGHTDSFPVHSAGFTTNWELSAGRAVKVARFLIEDGGLEPERFSVVGYSMYKPVAPNTSAANKAKNRRVEIVITKEKIE; encoded by the coding sequence GTGACATTCAGACGAGACTTTCGGGAGAGACCCTCTTTCGACTATGATGAAGAACCGATGCCCAGCGGCCATTGGGCGGTCCCATGGTCGGACCTCATGATGGTCGCCTTCGTGCTCTTCGCCGTTCTCTATTCCTACGTCCTCTCCCACAGGGATTTCGGCGATGCATTAAAGAAACCGGCCAAGGGCGCGGCTCAACGATCAGCGATCCGGGAAGGGTCAAAAGCCCCGGGCGCGGCCCCCTCACTAAATCCGGCACCCGGCACAGGGGAAGCCGGGGGAGCGGCCATGGAAGACCTTTTCGAGGCGCTCCGGACTACCGTGAAAGTCTCGAAACTGGAAGACGTGACCGTGGCGCTGGAGAAGGATAAGACCATAAAGGTCAGCGTGGGAGAGCCCCTGATGTTCGATCTCGGACGGGCGGAGCTTAAGCCCGGATCGATGCAGTTCCTGAGAGAGCTCGCCGACCGGATAGTGGCGACGAAGTACAAAGTGGTGGTCGAAGGCCATACCGATTCTTTCCCTGTCCATAGCGCGGGTTTCACCACGAACTGGGAGCTCTCCGCGGGAAGGGCGGTGAAGGTCGCCCGCTTTCTTATCGAAGACGGGGGTCTTGAGCCGGAGCGCTTCAGCGTGGTCGGCTACTCCATGTATAAGCCCGTGGCGCCGAATACTTCGGCTGCCAATAAGGCGAAGAACCGGAGAGTAGAGATCGTGATCACCAAAGAGAAGATAGAGTAG
- a CDS encoding PhoH family protein: MEDRRNEEGHLKLSFDDTNVARNLFGPQDENIKYLRKYFNVKTSIRGNHLTIIGEKKEVENTNKVIGELQGIIRKGFVVSCSDIDHAVRYVAHTQNAVDELYKDQIYIFPSKKVITPKSANQKAYIEAIKTHDMVIGVGPAGTGKTYLAMAMALSAYYRKEVSRIILTRPAIEAGEKLGYLPGTLYDKVNPYLRPLYDALYDMVDMERGTRLLEKGVIEIAPLAFMRGRTLNDAFIILDEAQNTASEQMKMFLTRLGFSSKTVITGDVTQIDLPDKRSSGLVEIQTILKGIKGIHFVNFSGTDVVRHPLVRKIIKAYEKKGAEGGNKHAER, translated from the coding sequence TTGGAAGACAGAAGGAATGAAGAGGGGCATCTCAAGTTGTCCTTTGACGACACAAATGTAGCGCGTAATCTTTTTGGTCCACAAGACGAGAATATCAAATATCTACGGAAGTACTTCAATGTAAAAACAAGCATTAGAGGAAACCACCTCACCATTATAGGGGAAAAGAAAGAGGTCGAGAATACCAATAAAGTAATCGGCGAGCTCCAGGGCATCATCAGGAAGGGTTTCGTGGTCAGTTGTTCCGATATCGACCATGCGGTCCGGTACGTCGCCCATACACAGAACGCGGTGGACGAGCTTTATAAAGACCAGATCTATATATTCCCCTCGAAAAAGGTAATCACACCCAAGTCGGCAAATCAGAAAGCGTACATTGAGGCTATAAAAACACACGACATGGTCATAGGCGTAGGACCGGCGGGAACAGGTAAAACCTACCTTGCCATGGCAATGGCCCTTTCCGCATATTACAGGAAGGAGGTCTCGAGGATCATTCTCACGAGACCCGCCATAGAGGCCGGTGAAAAATTGGGATACCTGCCCGGGACCCTGTACGACAAAGTAAACCCTTATCTCAGGCCTCTTTATGATGCCCTTTATGATATGGTCGATATGGAGAGGGGTACAAGACTCCTGGAAAAGGGCGTGATCGAGATCGCGCCCCTGGCGTTCATGCGGGGCCGAACGCTCAACGACGCGTTCATCATCCTCGATGAAGCCCAGAATACGGCATCGGAGCAGATGAAGATGTTTCTCACGAGGCTGGGCTTCTCATCCAAGACCGTAATTACGGGGGACGTGACGCAGATCGACCTCCCCGACAAGAGATCGAGCGGCCTGGTAGAGATCCAGACCATATTGAAGGGTATAAAAGGGATTCATTTCGTCAATTTCAGCGGAACAGACGTGGTACGCCATCCTCTCGTCCGGAAGATTATAAAAGCATATGAGAAGAAAGGCGCGGAGGGGGGAAATAAACATGCAGAACGGTAA
- a CDS encoding DUF6125 family protein — MEQPLNPVQGELEKLPKETLIELIRMYSLNWHTCDGLWFSGVEDRYGTASALEIDVHMWDVSSRVEARRIKEILRISDNGGIDAVLRTINFMSWAGKCAYGIERNSSGSAFLTVTSCPPQEARLKSGKGLFACRPTFETGFKNVASTIDPRVLVSCVYCPPGLHPEGSWCRWEFRTPMEGLF, encoded by the coding sequence ATGGAACAACCATTAAATCCGGTGCAGGGGGAGCTGGAGAAGCTTCCGAAAGAGACGCTCATCGAGCTCATCAGGATGTATTCCTTAAACTGGCATACCTGTGACGGGCTCTGGTTTTCCGGGGTCGAAGACCGGTATGGTACGGCGAGTGCCCTCGAGATCGATGTGCACATGTGGGATGTCTCATCGAGGGTGGAGGCGCGCAGAATCAAGGAGATTCTCCGGATCTCCGATAATGGGGGAATCGACGCGGTGCTCCGGACGATTAACTTCATGAGCTGGGCCGGAAAGTGCGCCTACGGAATCGAGAGGAATAGCAGCGGAAGCGCCTTTCTCACGGTCACCTCCTGTCCTCCCCAGGAGGCGCGGCTTAAGTCCGGCAAAGGGCTTTTCGCCTGCCGCCCCACGTTCGAAACAGGCTTCAAAAATGTAGCTTCCACGATAGACCCAAGGGTATTGGTATCGTGCGTCTACTGCCCTCCCGGTCTCCATCCGGAGGGAAGCTGGTGTAGATGGGAATTCAGAACCCCTATGGAAGGCCTTTTTTAG
- the lpxC gene encoding UDP-3-O-acyl-N-acetylglucosamine deacetylase: MTVHKVLIIDDEKNIVHALSSILGDEGFHVLEAGDGQEGLAIFEREAPEVVLLDIWMPEMDGLQVLKKIREKDKDAIVIVMSGHGTISTAVEAVKLGAYDFLEKPLSIDKVLEVIQRYLAGDAKRSEPVEDVKIGMSRGQSIRTQKTIGKSIVVYGAGLFSGVKTGMILLPMPEGSGIVFEHIPDGERIPAFIDYVYSVGYSSSVKGKTCIVRTIEHLLATLHMYGITNLLVKVSEEVPIFDGSAKEICMKIEEAGVLEQREGIEPLKITEKVVLKNLNDSQYLSIEPSDGFEIDYVLEHGKPIGAQRYHFKADKDSFINEIAPARTFGFIKDFERLARMGQGGRIDNVMMNVIILSDEGVVNTKLRFEDEFVRHKILDVIGDTYLLNRPVIGKITAKQTGHLENIALMKELKKLYS, translated from the coding sequence ATGACCGTGCATAAGGTACTCATCATAGACGACGAGAAAAATATAGTCCACGCCCTCTCTTCAATATTGGGAGACGAGGGGTTCCACGTGCTCGAGGCGGGCGACGGCCAGGAAGGTCTTGCCATATTCGAAAGAGAAGCACCGGAAGTGGTCCTCTTAGACATTTGGATGCCCGAGATGGATGGGCTTCAGGTGCTCAAGAAGATAAGAGAGAAGGATAAAGACGCCATCGTAATCGTCATGTCCGGCCATGGGACCATCTCTACCGCCGTAGAGGCGGTGAAGCTGGGGGCCTATGATTTCCTTGAGAAGCCCCTTTCCATCGATAAGGTACTCGAAGTGATCCAGAGGTATCTGGCGGGCGATGCGAAGCGCTCCGAACCCGTGGAAGATGTGAAAATAGGAATGTCCCGGGGGCAGAGCATTCGCACCCAGAAGACCATAGGGAAGAGCATCGTCGTATATGGGGCGGGCCTGTTCTCTGGTGTGAAGACAGGCATGATACTGCTGCCCATGCCCGAGGGTTCGGGTATAGTCTTCGAGCATATTCCGGACGGCGAGCGCATTCCCGCGTTTATCGATTACGTCTATTCCGTAGGCTATTCCTCATCGGTAAAAGGAAAGACCTGCATCGTGAGGACCATAGAGCATCTTCTTGCCACCCTTCATATGTACGGCATAACCAACCTTCTCGTGAAGGTGAGCGAAGAGGTGCCTATCTTTGACGGCTCGGCAAAAGAGATATGCATGAAGATCGAAGAAGCGGGTGTGCTGGAGCAGAGAGAAGGGATCGAGCCCCTGAAAATAACGGAAAAGGTGGTCCTCAAAAACCTCAATGATTCCCAGTATCTCTCCATAGAGCCGTCGGACGGGTTCGAGATAGATTACGTGCTGGAGCACGGAAAACCCATCGGCGCCCAGAGATACCATTTCAAGGCTGATAAAGATTCTTTCATCAATGAGATCGCCCCCGCGAGGACATTCGGCTTCATAAAGGATTTCGAGCGGCTCGCCAGAATGGGACAGGGTGGAAGAATCGATAATGTGATGATGAATGTCATCATCCTGAGCGATGAAGGGGTGGTAAATACGAAACTCAGATTCGAGGACGAATTTGTGCGCCACAAGATCCTGGACGTGATCGGAGACACCTACCTCCTCAACAGGCCCGTGATCGGCAAAATAACCGCAAAACAGACAGGGCACCTGGAAAACATAGCCCTCATGAAAGAGCTCAAGAAGCTATACAGTTAA
- a CDS encoding HDIG domain-containing protein, which translates to MQNGKDKKEKPPSYPDLKRVLVFAVFALCLTLVIHAAYPLLIPAYQYGDIAGGNIKSPVEFRIPTTGEMVKKGEIIVREGERITDYHVAVLSALKEAEKAETLNVRKFLAIFILLLLSVTIIYEYANRNIKKFVVSEKDLIFGLLLILFTVSFVKSCFLIFGHFARDNMSDLIYVIPIFLFGIIVRIVLFSEAALAFSLIYAIAMGLAFQSSLQVFLYTLLANIAASYFSGKCENRNTILKAGIYTAFIMSFVMILFHVLFNDPASNIPTKIALILLSGIGSSFIALGLLPVIEHLFGYTTDIKLLELANLEHPLLEQMMIEAPGTYHHSIVVGNLAKAAAESIGAHPLLTRVSSYYHDIGKLKLPHYFIENRTDFDDAHKTLTPNMSALIILSHVKEGIELAEKYKLGKKITDTVRQHHGTSLVHYFYNRAKELEDPKLHLVDEKEFRYAGPRPQTKEAGILMLADAVEAASRILAEPTPKRIETHVQNIIEQIFLDGQLDECELTLKDLHAIQKSFIAILIGTFHHRIQYPERTTPHDGTDKRYPKAVEDGQKAHTRDNGKPSHVFKATG; encoded by the coding sequence ATGCAGAACGGTAAGGACAAGAAAGAGAAACCTCCCTCGTATCCCGATTTAAAAAGAGTTCTTGTTTTTGCGGTCTTCGCCCTTTGCCTTACCCTCGTTATCCATGCGGCATATCCGCTCCTGATACCCGCCTACCAATACGGAGACATAGCCGGCGGCAATATCAAATCACCCGTGGAGTTTCGCATTCCTACCACCGGCGAGATGGTGAAGAAAGGCGAGATCATCGTGCGCGAGGGGGAGCGGATCACCGATTACCATGTGGCCGTGCTCTCCGCCCTGAAGGAGGCTGAAAAGGCGGAAACCCTAAACGTCCGGAAATTCCTTGCCATCTTTATTCTCCTCCTCCTTTCCGTAACGATCATCTACGAGTATGCCAACAGAAATATCAAGAAATTCGTGGTTTCGGAGAAAGACCTTATTTTCGGGCTTCTTCTTATCCTCTTCACCGTCTCCTTCGTAAAAAGCTGCTTCCTTATTTTCGGTCATTTTGCCCGGGACAATATGTCCGACCTGATCTACGTGATCCCCATTTTTCTCTTCGGGATCATCGTCAGGATCGTACTTTTTTCCGAAGCGGCTCTCGCATTCTCCCTGATCTATGCCATTGCCATGGGGCTCGCGTTTCAGAGCAGCCTCCAGGTCTTTCTCTACACCCTTCTTGCAAATATCGCTGCTTCATATTTTTCGGGTAAGTGCGAGAACAGGAACACCATACTGAAAGCGGGGATCTATACGGCTTTTATCATGAGCTTCGTGATGATCCTCTTTCACGTGCTCTTTAACGACCCTGCCTCCAATATCCCCACTAAAATCGCCCTAATTTTGTTGTCCGGCATCGGCAGCAGCTTCATCGCCCTCGGCCTTCTCCCCGTGATAGAGCACCTTTTCGGCTATACGACCGACATAAAGCTCCTCGAGCTCGCGAACCTGGAACATCCGCTCCTCGAACAGATGATGATCGAGGCGCCGGGCACGTACCACCATAGCATTGTGGTGGGGAACCTTGCCAAGGCGGCGGCGGAGAGCATCGGGGCCCATCCGCTCCTTACCAGGGTTTCGTCCTATTATCACGATATAGGAAAATTGAAGCTCCCCCATTATTTCATCGAAAACCGGACCGATTTCGATGACGCCCACAAGACCCTCACCCCGAATATGAGCGCCCTCATCATCCTCTCCCATGTCAAGGAGGGAATCGAGCTGGCTGAAAAATACAAGCTCGGAAAGAAGATCACCGATACCGTGCGACAGCACCATGGGACGAGCCTTGTGCACTATTTTTACAACAGAGCAAAAGAGCTGGAGGACCCCAAGCTCCACCTGGTGGATGAAAAGGAATTCAGGTACGCCGGGCCAAGGCCCCAGACAAAGGAAGCCGGCATCCTCATGCTCGCCGACGCGGTGGAGGCGGCCTCGCGAATCCTCGCAGAACCGACGCCGAAAAGAATCGAGACCCACGTGCAGAATATTATCGAGCAGATATTCTTAGATGGTCAGCTCGACGAATGTGAGCTGACGCTCAAGGACCTCCATGCGATCCAGAAAAGCTTCATCGCCATTCTTATCGGCACATTCCACCACCGCATTCAATATCCGGAAAGGACGACGCCCCATGACGGCACTGATAAAAGATACCCAAAAGCTGTTGAAGACGGACAAAAAGCGCATACGAGAGATAACGGGAAACCTTCTCACGTATTTAAAGCTACCGGATAG
- a CDS encoding SpoIID/LytB domain-containing protein, whose amino-acid sequence MNFDREEEGVPERAQPVVAVGVMDLRREVSVRLNGEFTCEEGDGLSGAFTARTEGQAILITEGDGRETVRSSRIRLEGRPGSTFTLLNVTIGKNFHWERAEEQTFEGNLILLSRGSGVMAVINEIPIEEYLRSVISSEMKATAPMEFLKVHSILSRSWLLAALDRKQKKCGTSAKVSEGLQGAGEMVRWYEQEEHDLFDVCADDHCQRYQGVTKIVSPDAARAVKETEGKVIAFRGVICDARYSKACGGITETFRTAWEEKDVPYLIAVSDSEHVYPPIITEEEAHRWIISKPQAYCNVDDPAILAGILPDFDRETKEFFRWKTEYERDELEAIMKEKSGIDFGVLREIIPLRRGPSGRISRLKITGSGGSMIVGKELEIRRWLSPTHLFSSAFIVETIASPAGEIEKFIFHGAGWGHGVGLCQIGAAVMATTGFKAEEILSHYFPGTEVRKIY is encoded by the coding sequence ATGAATTTCGATCGGGAAGAAGAAGGCGTTCCGGAGCGCGCTCAGCCTGTCGTGGCTGTGGGCGTGATGGACCTCCGGAGAGAGGTATCAGTCCGTCTGAACGGTGAATTTACCTGTGAAGAAGGAGATGGGCTATCGGGTGCATTCACCGCCCGGACCGAAGGGCAGGCAATCCTCATCACCGAAGGAGACGGTCGCGAGACGGTCCGGTCCTCGCGGATAAGGTTGGAAGGGAGACCGGGATCGACATTCACCCTTCTCAACGTCACTATAGGTAAAAACTTTCATTGGGAAAGGGCCGAGGAGCAGACTTTCGAGGGTAATCTCATCCTCCTCAGCCGCGGCAGCGGCGTCATGGCCGTAATCAATGAGATACCCATAGAGGAGTACCTTCGGAGCGTCATCTCGTCGGAAATGAAGGCCACGGCGCCCATGGAATTTCTCAAGGTCCACTCCATCCTGTCCCGTAGCTGGCTCCTCGCCGCCCTTGACAGAAAACAGAAGAAATGCGGGACTTCGGCAAAGGTGAGTGAGGGGCTTCAGGGTGCGGGAGAGATGGTGCGGTGGTACGAGCAGGAAGAACACGACCTCTTCGACGTGTGTGCCGACGACCATTGCCAGAGGTACCAGGGCGTCACGAAGATCGTCTCGCCCGATGCCGCCCGCGCAGTAAAGGAAACAGAGGGAAAGGTAATCGCCTTTCGCGGAGTGATTTGCGATGCCCGCTATTCGAAGGCCTGCGGAGGAATTACCGAAACCTTCAGGACCGCGTGGGAGGAGAAAGATGTGCCTTATCTCATTGCCGTCTCCGACTCGGAACACGTATATCCTCCCATAATCACCGAAGAAGAAGCGCATCGCTGGATTATTTCGAAGCCGCAGGCATACTGCAATGTGGATGACCCGGCAATTTTGGCGGGAATTCTTCCCGATTTCGACAGGGAGACAAAGGAATTTTTCCGGTGGAAGACGGAATATGAAAGAGATGAGCTCGAGGCGATCATGAAAGAGAAGTCCGGCATCGATTTCGGCGTCTTACGGGAGATAATTCCCCTCCGAAGAGGCCCGTCGGGCCGCATCTCCCGGCTGAAGATCACGGGCTCCGGGGGAAGCATGATAGTCGGGAAAGAGCTCGAGATAAGACGCTGGCTCTCTCCCACCCACCTTTTCAGCAGCGCATTCATTGTGGAAACCATAGCGTCCCCCGCCGGGGAAATAGAAAAATTCATTTTCCACGGCGCAGGTTGGGGCCACGGAGTCGGTCTTTGTCAGATTGGAGCGGCGGTAATGGCAACAACTGGTTTTAAAGCGGAGGAGATTTTGAGCCATTATTTCCCGGGAACGGAGGTACGGAAAATCTATTGA